In the Candidatus Saccharimonadales bacterium genome, CGTACAAGCCTTGGCCATTTCGATTTTTTCTGGATGCGCGACTTTGGAACGGTGTCCCAGTCACTTGTGAATACTGGCTACAAAAAACATACCCTACATACGCTTAGATGGGCACTGCTGCACTACCGTCGAGCTGGTAGGGTTACGACATGTATCGATAAAGCCGGTAACTGTTTTGAAGCCCCAGGCCATGCCGTCGATTCGCTACCTTGGCTACTACACAGTCTCGTTGTAAGTAACTATGATCTAAACATGTCTGAGCGGAAGTTTCTCGCGGGCGAGCTAGACCGTTACTGCAAAAAATACCTTGATACGGCTGGGTATGTACGGCCAATAAAGTTCGCCGAGATGCGCGATGCGGTTATATATGACCGAAGCGCCTATGCTGTCACGCTAATCGCCCGCATGGCATATTGCGTTGAGGTGCTCCAGCTTCAAGGCTTTCCTTATGAGCTACTGCAATACCAAGAAGAATTACTGAGTCGTTATTGGAACGGGCAATATTTTAATGCAGACCGAAGGACAAACGCGTTCAGCGCGGAATGCGCGCTGTTCCCTTTCTTCCTAGGGGTCATAGACGACGAAGCAATGGCAGGGGTGACATTCGACTACATTAACCAAGAAAAACTGAACGAACCCTTCCCGCTTATATACACAAAACAACCTAAAGCCTTTCAATACCATTGGTGGATGACCAAGCCTTTTATGCCAAACTACCAAGAGGAGACGCTATGGAGCTGGCACGGTGTGTTTTATTTGCATCTTCTAAAACGCTACGGCCGGCCAGAATACAAGCAGCAGCTCGAGAAATTCTCAAAAGGTATGATTGAAAAACATGGCTCTTTCCCCGAGATGCTGAACAAAGACGGCAGTTGGTACTACGCACCGATCTACAAGGGTGACCCTGGCATGGTGTGGGCCGCGCTATATCTTGAGTTAGCGTGAGGCAGGTGGTTTTATCGTAACTATGTTAATTGAGGGGTAAATAACTTTTAAAAAGTTAACGATATTGATAGAAATATCCAACCTTTGAGAAGCTTCATTTAAATCCCAGTAGGCAATATCATCAAACTTCTCAGGTTCAGCGCAAGCTGGAACATCTGATCCAATAATCTCTGCCACGAACCATGTGTAGTTCCAATTAACACCGTCATCCACAAAACGTGCATCCCCGATGTTCTTTAAAACACGCACGGTAAGTCCTGTTTCCTCAAGAGTTTCCCGTCTTGCTGTTTCTTCTAACGTTTCGCCGTCTTCTTGTTTGCCACCCGGTAATTCCCATTGAGTCAAGCGAGGAGTATTTCGGTGAATAAGCAAAAGCTCGCCTTTCTCGTTAAAAATAACAGTTCCGGCGAGCTCTTTCGTTTTCATAAAACGATTAGCCTATTTTTCGTCTTTCTTTTCGTCGACGACTTCACCTTCAACAGGTTCGTCCTTTTTGTCATCTCCAGAGGCAGGTGCTTCCTCTTTTGCTGCAGCTTCGTACATCTTCGCACCGATTGGCATGATGGCGTCATTTAATGCTTTAGCGGCGGCTTCTAGTTCTTCTTTGTCTTCAGACTTTTCGTGCTTTTTAGCCTCTTCGACAGCGTCGGTGATGACTTTTTTGTCGTCATCGCTGATCTTGTCTTTGTATTCATCTGGCATTTTTTGAGCATGGTAGATAGCGTTTTCTAGAGTATTACGAGCATCAACCGCTTCACGCTTTTTCTTATCTTCATCAGCGTGGGCTTCGGCTTCTTTTTGCGCTTTTTCAATGTCGTCTTTGCTCATATTGCCACTGTCTTGGATGGTCACTGAGTTTTCTTTACCAGTTCCCTTGTCTTTAGCGGTAACATTCAAGATACCGTTCGCATCAAGGTTAAAGGTAACTTCAACCTGAGGAACACCACGAGGTGCAGGCGCGATGCCGTCTAAGATAAAGCGACCAAGTGATTTGTTATCAGTAGCCATTTCTCGCTCACCCTGAAGCACGTGGATTTCAACTTGTGGCTGGTTATCAGCAGCAGTACTAAACGTTTCAGATTTACTGGTAGGAATAGTGCTGTTACGTTCGATTAGTTTGGTTGTTACACCGCCCATTGTTTCGATACCAAGTGAAAGTGGGGTTACATCCAGTAGAAGTACGTCTTTGACGTCACCCGCAAGCACACCACCTTGGATAGCCGCACCGACAGCAACGACTTCGTCAGGGTTAACACCCTTTAGCGGGTCTTTGCCGAAGATTGATTTAACCTTCTCTACGACTGCTGGCATACGTGTCATACCACCAACAAGGACGATTTCGTCAATGTCACTTGCTTTTAGACCAGCGTCTTTGATGGCCTTTTCGACAGGTTCAACGACCCGGTCGATGAGGTCTTTTACTAGGTCTTCAAGCTTACTTCGAGTCAGTTTGTATTCGAAGTGCTTTGGACCATCGGCGTCAGCCGTAATAAACGGCAGGTTGATTTCAGTTTCGGGAGTACTTGAAAGCTCTTTTTTAGCCTTTTCAGCTTCGTCTTTTAGACGCTGCATTGCTGCTTTGTCACCCTTAAGATCAATGCCTTCGTTTTGTTTGAATACGTCAAGGAAGTGATTAACGATACGGTTATCGAAGTCTTCACCGCCAAGATGCGTGTCACCATGAGTTGACTTCACTTCAAATACGCCATCGCCAAGTTCTAGAATGGATACGTCAAACGTACCGCCACCAAGGTCGAATACAGCGATCTTCTCGTCTTTTTTACCTTCTAGGCCATAAGCAAGCGCTGCGGCGGTTGGCTCGTTAATGATACGCTTCACTTCAAGTCCAGCAATCTTACCAGCGTCTTTGGTAGCTTGGCGCTGGCTGTCGTTAAAGTAGGCAGGTACGGTAATAACCGCTTCGGTTACCTTTTCACCGAGGAACGATTCTGCATCAGCCTTGATCTTTGAAAGAATCATTGCAGATACTTCTTCTGGCGTATACTCTTTGTCGCCCATCTTCACAGCAACGCCATCGCCCTTTTTGACGATTTCGTATGGCATAATGTCATGATCTTTTTGGACTTCGTCGTCACCAAACTGACGACCGATAAGGCGCTTAACACCATAGATAGTGTTTTTAGCATTTGTCACGCGTTGGCGCTGTGCGACTTGACCGACAAGACGTTCGCCGTTTTTGTTGATCGCAACGACACTTGGAGTCGTGCGATTGCCTTCGGCGTTGGCGATAACTTCTGGTTTACCTGCAACCATGTACGCAAATGCGCTGTTTGTAGTACCGAGGTCGATTCCGATAATTTTACCCATTAATTTGCTCTCCTTTTACTATGAATCATTTGTAAATATCTATCATTATTTTAGCACTCTAGTTGTTAGATTGCCAATATATTTGATTGTAATAAAATTAGCACTCTATGTCAACGAGTGCCAATTTTACATAAATAAATGCAAGACAACCGTATTACTGGCTCAGGTTATGACAAAAACAAGAATTTAACTTGCTTTTGGCTGATCTTTTTTGCCGCCATAGACAGCACTGCCATATCCAAGGCTTTGCTTGTTTTTAGACGAAGTGCTCAGACCATTCATTGTCTTAACAACAACAGCAGC is a window encoding:
- a CDS encoding NUDIX hydrolase, which codes for MKTKELAGTVIFNEKGELLLIHRNTPRLTQWELPGGKQEDGETLEETARRETLEETGLTVRVLKNIGDARFVDDGVNWNYTWFVAEIIGSDVPACAEPEKFDDIAYWDLNEASQRLDISINIVNFLKVIYPSINIVTIKPPASR
- the dnaK gene encoding molecular chaperone DnaK yields the protein MGKIIGIDLGTTNSAFAYMVAGKPEVIANAEGNRTTPSVVAINKNGERLVGQVAQRQRVTNAKNTIYGVKRLIGRQFGDDEVQKDHDIMPYEIVKKGDGVAVKMGDKEYTPEEVSAMILSKIKADAESFLGEKVTEAVITVPAYFNDSQRQATKDAGKIAGLEVKRIINEPTAAALAYGLEGKKDEKIAVFDLGGGTFDVSILELGDGVFEVKSTHGDTHLGGEDFDNRIVNHFLDVFKQNEGIDLKGDKAAMQRLKDEAEKAKKELSSTPETEINLPFITADADGPKHFEYKLTRSKLEDLVKDLIDRVVEPVEKAIKDAGLKASDIDEIVLVGGMTRMPAVVEKVKSIFGKDPLKGVNPDEVVAVGAAIQGGVLAGDVKDVLLLDVTPLSLGIETMGGVTTKLIERNSTIPTSKSETFSTAADNQPQVEIHVLQGEREMATDNKSLGRFILDGIAPAPRGVPQVEVTFNLDANGILNVTAKDKGTGKENSVTIQDSGNMSKDDIEKAQKEAEAHADEDKKKREAVDARNTLENAIYHAQKMPDEYKDKISDDDKKVITDAVEEAKKHEKSEDKEELEAAAKALNDAIMPIGAKMYEAAAKEEAPASGDDKKDEPVEGEVVDEKKDEK